In a single window of the Thiohalophilus sp. genome:
- a CDS encoding putative molybdenum carrier protein, whose product MMRDLMIISGGQTGVDRAALDVALEVGMACGGWCPRGRAAEDGTIPASYPLLEVSGGYRVRTEKNIKMADGTLILNRGELIGGSRLTANLADKHQKPLLVIDLDHPREVADVWAWLESHAIQTINMAGPSERRHPGIYDLATNYLKYLLEPIKPLI is encoded by the coding sequence ATGATGCGCGATTTAATGATCATTTCCGGCGGTCAAACTGGCGTTGATCGCGCCGCACTGGATGTCGCCCTAGAGGTGGGTATGGCTTGCGGTGGCTGGTGCCCCAGGGGTCGGGCTGCGGAGGATGGAACCATCCCGGCGAGCTACCCCTTGCTCGAAGTATCCGGCGGTTATCGGGTCCGTACTGAAAAGAACATCAAAATGGCCGATGGGACCCTGATTCTCAATCGTGGTGAACTCATCGGAGGAAGTCGCCTGACCGCGAACCTGGCCGACAAGCATCAAAAGCCCCTGCTTGTTATCGACCTCGACCATCCTCGCGAAGTGGCCGATGTGTGGGCCTGGCTGGAATCTCATGCCATACAAACGATCAACATGGCGGGGCCCAGCGAACGTCGACACCCCGGTATCTATGATCTGGCCACAAATTATCTGAAATACCTGCTTGAGCCGATTAAACCATTAATATGA